The following proteins come from a genomic window of Salvia hispanica cultivar TCC Black 2014 chromosome 4, UniMelb_Shisp_WGS_1.0, whole genome shotgun sequence:
- the LOC125219490 gene encoding CO(2)-response secreted protease-like isoform X1, with translation MPCICEQAQNTMASVLQLFYIQFSFAVICCMATKPRVQPYIVYMGSSSSSSASDDSSHLQLLSSLFPREEGERRFLLNSYNHVLKGFSAMLTETEASVLSGRDEVVSVFPDPVLKLHTTRSWDFLEAADSNSGSSFPYEQKSVDVIIGIIDTGVWPESPSFSDQQIGKIPSRWRGVCMEGSDFKKFNCNRKLIGARFYSNHHSTYKSNETNPTTARGSARDFIGHGTHTASTAGGAPVANANYYGLAWGTARGGLPSARIASYKACTEDGCPGSIILKAIDDAVKDGVDIISISIGLSSIFQSDFLSDTIAIGAFHAQQKGVMVVSSGGNDGPDPYTIVNSAPWIFTVAASTIDRGFQTTVVLGNGESLKGFAINFSPLTLGKKYPLVFGEDIAGNFASASDARNCIPGSLDYTKVAGKIVVCMNDEANVSRRIKKLVVEDAKAKGVIIIDGDEEETSPFDAGTFPFAETGATIGSQILHYINSTKNPSATILSATEMKGLRPAPVVASFSSRGPGGLTENILKPDIMAPGVAILAATVPKIEANYGAPGKKPSAFGIKSGTSMACPHVTGAMAFIKSIHPHWSFSAIKSALITTASTSNNIGKTVSNTSDSPANPHQVGAGEIRPIKALDPGLVIETSITDHLYFLCYKGYKQRTIRSLSGTGNFSCPAGGAAEELISSLNYPTISIGSLSRRDGPRKVKRVATNVGSESNATYVASVDAPAGLVVKVAPSKMVFRQGVEKAAFKLFFDGRRAAKGYNFGHVSWFDGSHLVRIVFAVNVV, from the exons ATGCCTTGCATTTGTGAGCAGGCACAAAACACCATGGCTTCTGTGTTGCAGCTCTTCTACATACAATTCTCCTTCGCTGTTATCTGCTGTATGGCGACAAAGCCAAGGGTACAG CCTTACATTGTTTACATGGGGAGTTCTTCGAGTTCAAGTGCAAGCGATGACTCGTCCCATCTGCAGCTGCTGTCATCCTTGTTCCCGAG GGAAGAGGGTGAAAGAAGATTCTTGTTGAACTCCTACAATCATGTTTTGAAGGGATTCTCTGCTATGCTTACAGAGACTGAAGCATCTGTTTTATCTG GTCGTGATGAGGTTGTGTCGGTCTTCCCTGATCCGGTCCTGAAACTCCACACGACGCGTTCCTGGGATTTTCTTGAAGCTGCAGATTCTAATTCTGGATCAAGTTTCCCTTATGAGCAAAAGTCAGTTGATGTTATCATTGGAATCATAGACACAG GTGTATGGCCTGAGTCACCTAGTTTCAGTGACCAACAAATTGGAAAGATCCCATCAAGGTGGAGAGGAGTGTGCATGGAGGGTTCTGATTTCAAGAAATTCAACTGCAATAG GAAGTTAATAGGTGCAAGATTCTACTCAAATCATCACTCCACATACAAATCAAATGAGACGAACCCAACCACGGCCAGGGGCTCAGCGAGGGACTTCATAGGACACGGGACACACACTGCATCGACTGCAGGTGGAGCACCCGTTGCCAATGCCAACTACTATGGCCTTGCATGGGGCACTGCCCGTGGGGGCCTCCCGTCTGCTAGGATAGCCAGCTACAAGGCCTGCACCGAGGATGGCTGCCCTGGCTCCATCATACTAAAAGCCATTGATGATGCTGTCAAGGATGGAGTTGAcatcatctccatctccatcgGGCTGAGCTCCATCTTCCAGTCCGATTTCCTCAGCGACACCATTGCAATCGGAGCCTTTCACGCACAGCAGAAGGGCGTCATGGTTGTTTCCTCAGGCGGGAACGATGGCCCTGACCCTTACACCATTGTCAACTCCGCTCCTTGGATATTCACCGTGGCTGCCTCCACCATTGATCGAGGCTTTCAGACCACGGTCGTGCTGGGAAACGGTGAATCCCTAAAG GGCTTTGCAATAAACTTCTCTCCCCTCACATTAGGCAAGAAATACCCCTTGGTGTTCGGAGAAGATATTGCTGGAAATTTCGCCTCAGCATCCGATGCTAGGAACTGCATACCGGGCTCTCTGGATTACACCAAGGTAGCTGGGAAAATCGTCGTGTGCATGAACGACGAGGCCAACGTTTCAAGGAGGATAAAGAAGCTAGTAGTGGAAGATGCCAAAGCAAAAGGGGTGATCATAATAGATGGAGATGAAGAGGAAACTTCCCCTTTTGATGCAGGCACATTTCCTTTTGCAGAAACTGGAGCAACAATAGGCTCTCAAATCCTCCACTACATCAACTCCACTAA GAATCCTAGTGCAACTATACTTTCAGCTACAGAGATGAAGGGGCTGAGGCCAGCCCCAGTTGTTGCATCCTTCTCTTCGAGGGGCCCCGGGGGGCTCACCGAGAACATCCTCAAG CCAGACATCATGGCACCCGGCGTGGCGATTCTTGCAGCAACAGTGCCGAAAATAGAAGCAAACTACGGTGCACCGGGGAAGAAACCATCTGCATTTGGCATCAAGTCCGGCACCTCAATGGCCTGCCCCCACGTCACAGGCGCCATGGCCTTCATCAAATCCATCCACCCCCACTGGAGCTTCTCCGCCATCAAGTCCGCATTGATCACAACAG CATCAACCTCGAACAACATTGGAAAAACAGTGTCAAACACCTCAGACTCTCCTGCAAATCCGCACCAAGTGGGAGCAGGGGAGATAAGGCCGATCAAAGCTCTGGACCCCGGCCTAGTAATCGAGACGAGCATCACCGATCACCTCTACTTCCTCTGCTACAAGGGATACAAGCAGCGGACGATACGGTCGCTGAGCGGGACGGGCAACTTCAGCTGCCCGGCTGGAGGGGCCGCGGAGGAGCTGATCTCGAGCCTCAACTACCCGACCATCTCCATCGGCAGCCTCAGCCGCCGAGACGGGCCAAGGAAGGTGAAGAGAGTGGCGACCAACGTGGGGTC
- the LOC125219490 gene encoding CO(2)-response secreted protease-like isoform X2: MPCICEQAQNTMASVLQLFYIQFSFAVICCMATKPRPYIVYMGSSSSSSASDDSSHLQLLSSLFPREEGERRFLLNSYNHVLKGFSAMLTETEASVLSGRDEVVSVFPDPVLKLHTTRSWDFLEAADSNSGSSFPYEQKSVDVIIGIIDTGVWPESPSFSDQQIGKIPSRWRGVCMEGSDFKKFNCNRKLIGARFYSNHHSTYKSNETNPTTARGSARDFIGHGTHTASTAGGAPVANANYYGLAWGTARGGLPSARIASYKACTEDGCPGSIILKAIDDAVKDGVDIISISIGLSSIFQSDFLSDTIAIGAFHAQQKGVMVVSSGGNDGPDPYTIVNSAPWIFTVAASTIDRGFQTTVVLGNGESLKGFAINFSPLTLGKKYPLVFGEDIAGNFASASDARNCIPGSLDYTKVAGKIVVCMNDEANVSRRIKKLVVEDAKAKGVIIIDGDEEETSPFDAGTFPFAETGATIGSQILHYINSTKNPSATILSATEMKGLRPAPVVASFSSRGPGGLTENILKPDIMAPGVAILAATVPKIEANYGAPGKKPSAFGIKSGTSMACPHVTGAMAFIKSIHPHWSFSAIKSALITTASTSNNIGKTVSNTSDSPANPHQVGAGEIRPIKALDPGLVIETSITDHLYFLCYKGYKQRTIRSLSGTGNFSCPAGGAAEELISSLNYPTISIGSLSRRDGPRKVKRVATNVGSESNATYVASVDAPAGLVVKVAPSKMVFRQGVEKAAFKLFFDGRRAAKGYNFGHVSWFDGSHLVRIVFAVNVV, encoded by the exons ATGCCTTGCATTTGTGAGCAGGCACAAAACACCATGGCTTCTGTGTTGCAGCTCTTCTACATACAATTCTCCTTCGCTGTTATCTGCTGTATGGCGACAAAGCCAAGG CCTTACATTGTTTACATGGGGAGTTCTTCGAGTTCAAGTGCAAGCGATGACTCGTCCCATCTGCAGCTGCTGTCATCCTTGTTCCCGAG GGAAGAGGGTGAAAGAAGATTCTTGTTGAACTCCTACAATCATGTTTTGAAGGGATTCTCTGCTATGCTTACAGAGACTGAAGCATCTGTTTTATCTG GTCGTGATGAGGTTGTGTCGGTCTTCCCTGATCCGGTCCTGAAACTCCACACGACGCGTTCCTGGGATTTTCTTGAAGCTGCAGATTCTAATTCTGGATCAAGTTTCCCTTATGAGCAAAAGTCAGTTGATGTTATCATTGGAATCATAGACACAG GTGTATGGCCTGAGTCACCTAGTTTCAGTGACCAACAAATTGGAAAGATCCCATCAAGGTGGAGAGGAGTGTGCATGGAGGGTTCTGATTTCAAGAAATTCAACTGCAATAG GAAGTTAATAGGTGCAAGATTCTACTCAAATCATCACTCCACATACAAATCAAATGAGACGAACCCAACCACGGCCAGGGGCTCAGCGAGGGACTTCATAGGACACGGGACACACACTGCATCGACTGCAGGTGGAGCACCCGTTGCCAATGCCAACTACTATGGCCTTGCATGGGGCACTGCCCGTGGGGGCCTCCCGTCTGCTAGGATAGCCAGCTACAAGGCCTGCACCGAGGATGGCTGCCCTGGCTCCATCATACTAAAAGCCATTGATGATGCTGTCAAGGATGGAGTTGAcatcatctccatctccatcgGGCTGAGCTCCATCTTCCAGTCCGATTTCCTCAGCGACACCATTGCAATCGGAGCCTTTCACGCACAGCAGAAGGGCGTCATGGTTGTTTCCTCAGGCGGGAACGATGGCCCTGACCCTTACACCATTGTCAACTCCGCTCCTTGGATATTCACCGTGGCTGCCTCCACCATTGATCGAGGCTTTCAGACCACGGTCGTGCTGGGAAACGGTGAATCCCTAAAG GGCTTTGCAATAAACTTCTCTCCCCTCACATTAGGCAAGAAATACCCCTTGGTGTTCGGAGAAGATATTGCTGGAAATTTCGCCTCAGCATCCGATGCTAGGAACTGCATACCGGGCTCTCTGGATTACACCAAGGTAGCTGGGAAAATCGTCGTGTGCATGAACGACGAGGCCAACGTTTCAAGGAGGATAAAGAAGCTAGTAGTGGAAGATGCCAAAGCAAAAGGGGTGATCATAATAGATGGAGATGAAGAGGAAACTTCCCCTTTTGATGCAGGCACATTTCCTTTTGCAGAAACTGGAGCAACAATAGGCTCTCAAATCCTCCACTACATCAACTCCACTAA GAATCCTAGTGCAACTATACTTTCAGCTACAGAGATGAAGGGGCTGAGGCCAGCCCCAGTTGTTGCATCCTTCTCTTCGAGGGGCCCCGGGGGGCTCACCGAGAACATCCTCAAG CCAGACATCATGGCACCCGGCGTGGCGATTCTTGCAGCAACAGTGCCGAAAATAGAAGCAAACTACGGTGCACCGGGGAAGAAACCATCTGCATTTGGCATCAAGTCCGGCACCTCAATGGCCTGCCCCCACGTCACAGGCGCCATGGCCTTCATCAAATCCATCCACCCCCACTGGAGCTTCTCCGCCATCAAGTCCGCATTGATCACAACAG CATCAACCTCGAACAACATTGGAAAAACAGTGTCAAACACCTCAGACTCTCCTGCAAATCCGCACCAAGTGGGAGCAGGGGAGATAAGGCCGATCAAAGCTCTGGACCCCGGCCTAGTAATCGAGACGAGCATCACCGATCACCTCTACTTCCTCTGCTACAAGGGATACAAGCAGCGGACGATACGGTCGCTGAGCGGGACGGGCAACTTCAGCTGCCCGGCTGGAGGGGCCGCGGAGGAGCTGATCTCGAGCCTCAACTACCCGACCATCTCCATCGGCAGCCTCAGCCGCCGAGACGGGCCAAGGAAGGTGAAGAGAGTGGCGACCAACGTGGGGTC
- the LOC125219490 gene encoding CO(2)-response secreted protease-like isoform X3, which yields MASVLQLFYIQFSFAVICCMATKPRVQPYIVYMGSSSSSSASDDSSHLQLLSSLFPREEGERRFLLNSYNHVLKGFSAMLTETEASVLSGRDEVVSVFPDPVLKLHTTRSWDFLEAADSNSGSSFPYEQKSVDVIIGIIDTGVWPESPSFSDQQIGKIPSRWRGVCMEGSDFKKFNCNRKLIGARFYSNHHSTYKSNETNPTTARGSARDFIGHGTHTASTAGGAPVANANYYGLAWGTARGGLPSARIASYKACTEDGCPGSIILKAIDDAVKDGVDIISISIGLSSIFQSDFLSDTIAIGAFHAQQKGVMVVSSGGNDGPDPYTIVNSAPWIFTVAASTIDRGFQTTVVLGNGESLKGFAINFSPLTLGKKYPLVFGEDIAGNFASASDARNCIPGSLDYTKVAGKIVVCMNDEANVSRRIKKLVVEDAKAKGVIIIDGDEEETSPFDAGTFPFAETGATIGSQILHYINSTKNPSATILSATEMKGLRPAPVVASFSSRGPGGLTENILKPDIMAPGVAILAATVPKIEANYGAPGKKPSAFGIKSGTSMACPHVTGAMAFIKSIHPHWSFSAIKSALITTASTSNNIGKTVSNTSDSPANPHQVGAGEIRPIKALDPGLVIETSITDHLYFLCYKGYKQRTIRSLSGTGNFSCPAGGAAEELISSLNYPTISIGSLSRRDGPRKVKRVATNVGSESNATYVASVDAPAGLVVKVAPSKMVFRQGVEKAAFKLFFDGRRAAKGYNFGHVSWFDGSHLVRIVFAVNVV from the exons ATGGCTTCTGTGTTGCAGCTCTTCTACATACAATTCTCCTTCGCTGTTATCTGCTGTATGGCGACAAAGCCAAGGGTACAG CCTTACATTGTTTACATGGGGAGTTCTTCGAGTTCAAGTGCAAGCGATGACTCGTCCCATCTGCAGCTGCTGTCATCCTTGTTCCCGAG GGAAGAGGGTGAAAGAAGATTCTTGTTGAACTCCTACAATCATGTTTTGAAGGGATTCTCTGCTATGCTTACAGAGACTGAAGCATCTGTTTTATCTG GTCGTGATGAGGTTGTGTCGGTCTTCCCTGATCCGGTCCTGAAACTCCACACGACGCGTTCCTGGGATTTTCTTGAAGCTGCAGATTCTAATTCTGGATCAAGTTTCCCTTATGAGCAAAAGTCAGTTGATGTTATCATTGGAATCATAGACACAG GTGTATGGCCTGAGTCACCTAGTTTCAGTGACCAACAAATTGGAAAGATCCCATCAAGGTGGAGAGGAGTGTGCATGGAGGGTTCTGATTTCAAGAAATTCAACTGCAATAG GAAGTTAATAGGTGCAAGATTCTACTCAAATCATCACTCCACATACAAATCAAATGAGACGAACCCAACCACGGCCAGGGGCTCAGCGAGGGACTTCATAGGACACGGGACACACACTGCATCGACTGCAGGTGGAGCACCCGTTGCCAATGCCAACTACTATGGCCTTGCATGGGGCACTGCCCGTGGGGGCCTCCCGTCTGCTAGGATAGCCAGCTACAAGGCCTGCACCGAGGATGGCTGCCCTGGCTCCATCATACTAAAAGCCATTGATGATGCTGTCAAGGATGGAGTTGAcatcatctccatctccatcgGGCTGAGCTCCATCTTCCAGTCCGATTTCCTCAGCGACACCATTGCAATCGGAGCCTTTCACGCACAGCAGAAGGGCGTCATGGTTGTTTCCTCAGGCGGGAACGATGGCCCTGACCCTTACACCATTGTCAACTCCGCTCCTTGGATATTCACCGTGGCTGCCTCCACCATTGATCGAGGCTTTCAGACCACGGTCGTGCTGGGAAACGGTGAATCCCTAAAG GGCTTTGCAATAAACTTCTCTCCCCTCACATTAGGCAAGAAATACCCCTTGGTGTTCGGAGAAGATATTGCTGGAAATTTCGCCTCAGCATCCGATGCTAGGAACTGCATACCGGGCTCTCTGGATTACACCAAGGTAGCTGGGAAAATCGTCGTGTGCATGAACGACGAGGCCAACGTTTCAAGGAGGATAAAGAAGCTAGTAGTGGAAGATGCCAAAGCAAAAGGGGTGATCATAATAGATGGAGATGAAGAGGAAACTTCCCCTTTTGATGCAGGCACATTTCCTTTTGCAGAAACTGGAGCAACAATAGGCTCTCAAATCCTCCACTACATCAACTCCACTAA GAATCCTAGTGCAACTATACTTTCAGCTACAGAGATGAAGGGGCTGAGGCCAGCCCCAGTTGTTGCATCCTTCTCTTCGAGGGGCCCCGGGGGGCTCACCGAGAACATCCTCAAG CCAGACATCATGGCACCCGGCGTGGCGATTCTTGCAGCAACAGTGCCGAAAATAGAAGCAAACTACGGTGCACCGGGGAAGAAACCATCTGCATTTGGCATCAAGTCCGGCACCTCAATGGCCTGCCCCCACGTCACAGGCGCCATGGCCTTCATCAAATCCATCCACCCCCACTGGAGCTTCTCCGCCATCAAGTCCGCATTGATCACAACAG CATCAACCTCGAACAACATTGGAAAAACAGTGTCAAACACCTCAGACTCTCCTGCAAATCCGCACCAAGTGGGAGCAGGGGAGATAAGGCCGATCAAAGCTCTGGACCCCGGCCTAGTAATCGAGACGAGCATCACCGATCACCTCTACTTCCTCTGCTACAAGGGATACAAGCAGCGGACGATACGGTCGCTGAGCGGGACGGGCAACTTCAGCTGCCCGGCTGGAGGGGCCGCGGAGGAGCTGATCTCGAGCCTCAACTACCCGACCATCTCCATCGGCAGCCTCAGCCGCCGAGACGGGCCAAGGAAGGTGAAGAGAGTGGCGACCAACGTGGGGTC